The segment ACCTGGTCCGCCGCCGACGGGCTGGTCCCCGTCACCGGTCTGCTCTTCGGGGCGGTCTCCCTGTCGGTGCCGCTGGTGTTCGGCGCTCTCGGTGGCGTGATCGGCGAGCGTGCGGGTGTGGTCAACGTCGCCATCGAAGCGCAGTTCCTCTTCGCGGCGTTCTCGTCGGCGATCGTCGCCTCGATCACCGGCTCGTTCCTCCTCGGGCTCGTCGCGGCGATGCTGGCGGGAGCGCTCGTGGCCTCGGTGCTCGCGGCGTTCTCGATCAAGTACCTCGTCGATCAGGTGATCGTCGGTGTGGTGCTCAACGTCCTCATCACGGGCCTCACGAGCTTCCTCCACGGGGCGCTGCTGACCCCCAACTCCGAGGCGCTGAACTCCCCGCCGCGCTTCCCGCGGTGGGCGATCCCCGTCCTGTCCGACATCCCGGTCATCGGCCCGGTGGTGTTCAACCAGACGCTGATCGTCTACATCATGTACATCGCGATCCCGCTGGTGGCGTGGGGACTGTACAAGACGCGCTGGGGTCTGCGCCTCCGCGCGGTCGGCGAGCATCCGCAGGCCGCCGACACCGTCGGCATCCGCGTGAATCCGACCCGCTTCTGGAACGTCCTCCTCGCCGGTGCCGTCGCCGGCATCGGAGGGGCGTACTTCACGCTCGGCTCGGTGGGGTCGTTCGACAAGGAGATGACCGGAGGCCTCGGCTTCATCGCGCTGGCCGCCGTCATCTTCGGCGGCTGGGACCCGGTGAAGGCGTCCTTGGCGGCGCTGCTGTTCGGGTTCGCGACGAACCTGCGGACGCTGCTGACCAATCTGGGATCGCCGATCCCGTCGGAATTCATGGCGATGCTGCCGTACGTCGTGACGGTCCTGGCGGTGGTCGGCTTCGCCGGCCAGGTGCGCGGACCCGCGGCGGCGGGCAAGCCGTACATCAAGGGGTGAGTGTGGCACGACGTTCAGGACGCGGCTGGGACGCGTCATCCGACGACCATGACGATCAGGTCCCGGTCGATATCGACTGGGACCACCTGAGAAGCGTCGCGATCGAGGCGGCATCCCGCGCCTACGCCCCGTATTCGCGCTACCGCGTGGGTGCGGCGGCGCTCGTCTCCGACGGGCGCGTGGTGGCGGGGTGCAACGTCGAGAATGCCTCCTACGGCGTCACGCTCTGCGCCGAATGCGGACTGGTGTCCGAGCTCCACATGTCCGGCGGCGGTCAGCTCGTGGCGTTCGTGTGCGTCAACGGCGAGAGCGAGACGATCATGCCGTGCGGACGCTGCCGGCAGCTGCTGTTCGAGCACGCCATCCCCGGGATGCTGCTGGAAACCGTCTCGGGCATCCGCACCATCGACGAGGTGCTGCCCGACGCCTTCGGCCCGCGCGATCTCGACGCGCGACCGAACCGCGAGTCGGAGTCGGCGCGATGAGCGGCACCGCCGCACCCGAGCCCTTCGACGCCGTCGACATCATCCGCGCCAAACGCGACGGGCGCGACGTGCCCGAGGATGCGCTGCGCTGGATGATCGACGCCTACACCCGCGGCTACGTCATGGACGCGCAGATGTCGGCGTTCGCGATGGCGGTGCTGCTCAACGGCATGTCGCGCGACGAGATCCGCGTCATGACCGACGCGATGATCGCCTCCGGCGAGCGGATGAGCTTCGAGGGGCTCGGCAAGACCACGGTCGACAAGCACTCCACCGGCGGAGTCGGCGACAAGATCACCCTGCCGCTCGCCCCGCTCGTCGCGGCGTTCGGCGTGGCGGTTCCGCAGCTCTCGGGCCGCGGACTCGGCCACACCGGGGGCACCCTCGACAAGCTCGAGTCGATCCCCGGTTGGCGCGCCGCACTGTCGAACGAAGAGCTGCACGCGCAGCTGCGCGACGTCGGAGCAGTCATCTGCGCGGCGGGCTCCGGGCTCGCGCCGGCGGACAAGCGCCTGTACGCCCTGCGTGATGTCACCGGGACCGTCGAGGCCATTCCGCTCATCGCATCGAGCATCATGTCGAAGAAGATCGCGGAGGGAACGGCCGCGCTGGTGCTGGACGTGAAGTTCGGCTCGGGCGCGTTCATGCAGGACATCGATCGTGCCCGCGAGCTGGCGCGCACGATGGTCGGACTCGGCACCGATTCGGGGGTCGCGACGACCGCTCTCCTCACCGACATGAACACGCCGCTGGGTCGCGCGATCGGCAACGCCAACGAGGTGCGCGAGTCGGTGGAGGTGCTCGCCGGTGGGGGGCCCGCCGACGTCGTGGAGCTGACCGTCGCGCTGGCGCGCGAGATGCTCGCCCTCGCCGGTCAGCCCGATGCCGACGTCGAGGCAGCCCTCGCGGACGGTCGGGCGATGGACGTCTGGCGGGCGATGATCCGCGCGCAGGACGGCGACCCCGACGCGCCGCTCCCCACGGCCCGCGAGACCCACACCGTCACCGCGCCGCGCGGCGGCATCGTCAGCCGCATGGAGGCCCTGCCCTTCGGCATCGCCGCCTGGCGCCTGGGAGCAGGGCGCGCTCGCGCCGAGGATGCCGTCATCCACGCGGCCGGTATCGACCTGCACGTCAAGCCCGGCGACCAGGTCTCCGCGGGCGCACCCGTCTTCACCCTCTCGGCCGATGATGCGGCGCGTTTCGCGCGGGCACTGGACGCCGTCGAGGGGGCGTGGGACATTGGCGAAGACGCGCCCGCCGCGTCATCCCTCGTTCGCGAACGCATCACCGCCGACTCGATCTGATTCGCCGCCCGACCCAATCCCCCGGAGGAACACGATGGCCATCGATCAGCACGGTGACGCCCAGCTGGAGGGCGTGTCTCTGCGGAGCCTGCCCAAGATCTCTCTGCACGACCACCTCGACGGCGGCCTGCGTCCTGCCACGATCGTGGAGCTCGCCGACGACGCCGACATCGACCTGCCCGAGGACGACGCCGAGGCGCTGGGCGAGTGGTTCGCCGAGAAGAGCGACTCGGGGTCGCTGGTGGAGTACCTCAAGACCTTCGACGTCACCCTGTCGGTGCTGCAGACCCGCGAGGGTCTCACGCGGGTGGCGCGGGAGTTCGTCGAGGACCTCGCCGCCGACGGCGTGATCTACGGCGAGGTGCGATGGGCACCTGAGCAGCACCTGGGCGGCGGCCTCACCCTCGACGAGGTGGTGGAGGCGGTGCAGGACGGCATCGAGGAGGGCGAGGACCTCTCCGCCGATGCGGGACGCGACATCCGTGTCGGTCAGCTCATCACCGCGATGCGCCACACCGACCGGTCGCACGAGATCGCGCGGCTCGCGGTGGAGTGGCGTGGGCGCGGCGCCGTCGGTTTCGACATCGCCGGTCCTGAAGACGGCTTCCTGCCTTCGCGGCATCGCAAGGCGTTCGACTACCTCGCGGGGCAGTTCTTCCCCGTCACGGTGCACGCGGGGGAGGCGGCGGGGCTCGAGTCCATCCGGTCGGCCCTCCTCGACGGTCGCGCCCTGCGTCTCGGGCACGGCGTGCGCATCGCCGAGGACCTCGACATCGTGCAGCGGTCGGGCGAAGAGGTGCTCGTGGAGTTCGGCGATCTCGCGCGGTGGGTGCGCGACCGCGAGATCCCCCTGGAGCTGTCGCCCTCGTCGAATCTGCAGACCGGGGCGATCCAGCGGTGGGGCACCGACCTCGAAGACCACCCCTTCGACCTGCTCTACCAGCTGGGGTTCGCAGTGACGGTCAACGTCGACAACCGGCTCATGAGCCGCACGTCGCTGACGCGCGAGCTCGCGCTGCTCGTCGAGGCCTTCGACTACGGGCTCGACGACCTCGAGGCGTTCCAGATGAACGCCGCCGCGGGCGCGTTCCTCCCCGTGGAGCAGCGCGAGGAGCTGATCGACCTCATCTCCGAAGGCTTCGACCGGTAGCGCCCGCCCGTCCTGTCCCCAACTCCTGCAGAATCGACGGACCCGGCCCCGAAACCTCGGGACTCGGGCCCGCCACCGGCGTTGTGCAGGAGTTAGGGACACGCGTCACCGCGCCCGGCGCGCGAGGATGACGGCTCGGATAGCGGTCGCGGTGGCGTCGTAGGCGTACAGAAGGTCTTCCGCCAGGGGGCGGATCGTTGTGTACCCGAGCGCCGCGGCAGCGATGTCGCGGCGACGATCACGTCGCTGGGCATCCCACCCCTCATGATGCGCCTTGCTGTCGCACTCGATGATCAGCCATCCGTCGACGACGAAGTCCACCCGTCCCACGCCGGGGATCTGCACTTGGACGTCGACGTCACAGCCGAGCCCGCGGAGGATGAGGCGGACGAGCGTCTCGGGCCCGGACTCCATGCGGCGATCGAGGAGTCGTCGGAGGGCGCGATAACGATGCGGGAGGCGGCGGAAAACCTCGGCGATGTCAGCTTCGTCGACGAGGCCGAGGTGCCACGCGCTGTCGAGGGTCGCGATGGCATCGCGGGGAGACTGACACTTCACCGCCTGGGTAAGTGCTCCGATGAGATCGGTAGTGAGGCTGGATGAAGGCTCGTCCCCACAGCGCCAATGGGCGGTGAACCCAGGTCGGAGCGCCGGGATGCGGCTCGCAGCACGGTCGAACTGGATGTGCAGCCCGGGGTTCTCCCTCACGAAGACACCGAGCGTCGCGAGGAGCGAGACGCAATCGAGGCGACCTCCGACGCGCCCGGCGTCGAGGAGATCCGGGAGGAGGCGCGGATCGGCGTACCGGCCCCTGCGGAGACGGATGAGGCGTCCCTCCGACACCAGCCGCCGGACCATCCGCTTGTCGAGCCCCCGCTTGGCAAGTCCCCGCGTGCTGAGGAAGGTCGCGGAAAGAACCTGCGACGAGGCGAGGTGAGGTGCGACCACACGTCCATTCCATGGGCGCGGGCCGATCGGGGGTCGTCGCACGGGCGATCCGTGGACAGGGTGTGCGGTTCGGCGTGCTGTGCAGGAGAGGTGAGGGCAACCCGGCCAGTGTCCCCAACTCCTGCAGAATCGACCTCGCACGGTGACGGAAGAGCCGTACGGGGCGCGCCAGTGACGTTATGCAGGAGTTAGGGACAACCCGGCTCGGACGGGCGGGCGGTTGGGCAGCCCGGCTCGGGCGGCCGGGCGCTCAGCGGGGGAGGGCTGCGACGAAGGGGGCGAGGAGGTCGGCGAGCTTCGCGCGCATCTCGGGCAGGGTGATCGAGCCCTCATTGTCACCGGCCTGCGGGCCGTACGCGCCGAAGGCGGCGTGGTTGGCGCCCTCGATCTCCGTCATCACCGCCTCCTCCGGCAGCAGCGGCCGCGCCTCGGCGATCTTCTCCGGCGTGGACAGCCCGTCCTCACTGCCCGCGATGCTGGTCACCGGCACATCCGATCCCGAGATGTCGCCGGCGCAATACGACGCGAAGAGCGCCAGCGCGTCGGCGTCGCCGGCGAGCTGGCACGCGCGCAGCCCGCCGAGCGAGTGCCCACCGACGATCCACTGCTCCACGTCGGGGACGAGGCCGGTGAACGCCGACAGCGGTCGCAG is part of the Microbacterium sp. ET2 genome and harbors:
- a CDS encoding ABC transporter permease; the protein is MSTTTVTPAHAEADEVITRQTVRQRRWKLAVSLVVATVLIGIMAFAFPRDGISTYRLGDRTSTVDLGDIGLPTFATVAVCFVLLVIMTAYAVWAAYSYRRPGLWLPIVFSFVAVFAFLTWSAADGLVPVTGLLFGAVSLSVPLVFGALGGVIGERAGVVNVAIEAQFLFAAFSSAIVASITGSFLLGLVAAMLAGALVASVLAAFSIKYLVDQVIVGVVLNVLITGLTSFLHGALLTPNSEALNSPPRFPRWAIPVLSDIPVIGPVVFNQTLIVYIMYIAIPLVAWGLYKTRWGLRLRAVGEHPQAADTVGIRVNPTRFWNVLLAGAVAGIGGAYFTLGSVGSFDKEMTGGLGFIALAAVIFGGWDPVKASLAALLFGFATNLRTLLTNLGSPIPSEFMAMLPYVVTVLAVVGFAGQVRGPAAAGKPYIKG
- a CDS encoding cytidine deaminase — translated: MDWDHLRSVAIEAASRAYAPYSRYRVGAAALVSDGRVVAGCNVENASYGVTLCAECGLVSELHMSGGGQLVAFVCVNGESETIMPCGRCRQLLFEHAIPGMLLETVSGIRTIDEVLPDAFGPRDLDARPNRESESAR
- a CDS encoding thymidine phosphorylase — encoded protein: MSGTAAPEPFDAVDIIRAKRDGRDVPEDALRWMIDAYTRGYVMDAQMSAFAMAVLLNGMSRDEIRVMTDAMIASGERMSFEGLGKTTVDKHSTGGVGDKITLPLAPLVAAFGVAVPQLSGRGLGHTGGTLDKLESIPGWRAALSNEELHAQLRDVGAVICAAGSGLAPADKRLYALRDVTGTVEAIPLIASSIMSKKIAEGTAALVLDVKFGSGAFMQDIDRARELARTMVGLGTDSGVATTALLTDMNTPLGRAIGNANEVRESVEVLAGGGPADVVELTVALAREMLALAGQPDADVEAALADGRAMDVWRAMIRAQDGDPDAPLPTARETHTVTAPRGGIVSRMEALPFGIAAWRLGAGRARAEDAVIHAAGIDLHVKPGDQVSAGAPVFTLSADDAARFARALDAVEGAWDIGEDAPAASSLVRERITADSI
- a CDS encoding adenosine deaminase, with translation MAIDQHGDAQLEGVSLRSLPKISLHDHLDGGLRPATIVELADDADIDLPEDDAEALGEWFAEKSDSGSLVEYLKTFDVTLSVLQTREGLTRVAREFVEDLAADGVIYGEVRWAPEQHLGGGLTLDEVVEAVQDGIEEGEDLSADAGRDIRVGQLITAMRHTDRSHEIARLAVEWRGRGAVGFDIAGPEDGFLPSRHRKAFDYLAGQFFPVTVHAGEAAGLESIRSALLDGRALRLGHGVRIAEDLDIVQRSGEEVLVEFGDLARWVRDREIPLELSPSSNLQTGAIQRWGTDLEDHPFDLLYQLGFAVTVNVDNRLMSRTSLTRELALLVEAFDYGLDDLEAFQMNAAAGAFLPVEQREELIDLISEGFDR
- a CDS encoding type IV toxin-antitoxin system AbiEi family antitoxin domain-containing protein, whose protein sequence is MVAPHLASSQVLSATFLSTRGLAKRGLDKRMVRRLVSEGRLIRLRRGRYADPRLLPDLLDAGRVGGRLDCVSLLATLGVFVRENPGLHIQFDRAASRIPALRPGFTAHWRCGDEPSSSLTTDLIGALTQAVKCQSPRDAIATLDSAWHLGLVDEADIAEVFRRLPHRYRALRRLLDRRMESGPETLVRLILRGLGCDVDVQVQIPGVGRVDFVVDGWLIIECDSKAHHEGWDAQRRDRRRDIAAAALGYTTIRPLAEDLLYAYDATATAIRAVILARRAR
- a CDS encoding alpha/beta hydrolase, giving the protein MSSGSHDGSPEAVTPPAPRRRRWRRVLAWVLGSLGALLLLAVGGLVVWSQVGVMQAEAGPLAEVRSNPEVSFTDTSTAVILEPTDGPGEVGLVYIPGAKVEAAAYAATMADVVAEDGVTVVITKPWLNLAFFDLRPLSAFTGLVPDVEQWIVGGHSLGGLRACQLAGDADALALFASYCAGDISGSDVPVTSIAGSEDGLSTPEKIAEARPLLPEEAVMTEIEGANHAAFGAYGPQAGDNEGSITLPEMRAKLADLLAPFVAALPR